A genomic window from Longimicrobiales bacterium includes:
- a CDS encoding MFS transporter: protein MPDLPPAAGTTAAPRGAASSLVPEESPRRWAILAVLSFGQLLGMSLWFTASATSAQLAALWSLAPGDAAFLTTTVQIGFVAGTAVAALLNLADLVPARRYFAVSAIAAASANAALLLAPGPGSAAVSRFLTGFFLAGVYPPAMKMAATWFRSGRGLAIGAVVGALTIGKALPYLIGAFAALDYRFVILSTSAGALLAAALIAAAYRDGPFPFPSRPFSIGLVGTVMKHRETRLAIGGYLGHMWELYASWAALSIFFTDFFRGHGYGDLESASFAGLSTFAAIAAGGLGSVLAGTWADRLGREAVASAAMAVSGTCALALGWLLSAPVWLVLSLATVWGFAIVADSAQFSALVTEVAPSHAVGTALTLQTSLGFLLTAVSIWFTIHVADLRGWGVAFSLLAVGPMFGIWQMIKLRLVRDR, encoded by the coding sequence ATGCCTGATTTGCCACCCGCCGCCGGCACAACCGCTGCGCCCCGTGGCGCGGCTTCTTCGCTCGTGCCAGAGGAGTCGCCGCGGCGCTGGGCCATTCTCGCCGTGCTGTCCTTCGGCCAGCTGCTCGGCATGTCGCTCTGGTTCACAGCCAGTGCCACGTCCGCACAGCTCGCGGCGCTGTGGTCACTCGCGCCCGGCGACGCCGCCTTCCTGACCACCACCGTACAGATCGGATTCGTCGCGGGTACCGCCGTCGCCGCACTGCTCAACCTGGCGGACCTGGTGCCGGCCCGACGCTATTTCGCCGTGAGCGCGATCGCAGCCGCATCCGCCAACGCCGCGCTCCTGCTCGCGCCTGGACCCGGTTCAGCCGCCGTCTCGCGCTTCCTTACCGGCTTCTTCCTGGCCGGCGTCTATCCGCCCGCCATGAAGATGGCCGCCACCTGGTTCCGCTCGGGGAGAGGCCTCGCCATCGGTGCGGTCGTGGGAGCGCTGACCATCGGGAAGGCACTGCCCTATCTGATCGGCGCGTTCGCCGCACTCGATTACCGCTTCGTCATCCTCTCGACCTCGGCCGGGGCCCTGCTGGCCGCAGCGCTGATCGCCGCTGCCTATCGCGACGGCCCTTTCCCGTTTCCATCGCGACCGTTCTCCATCGGTCTGGTAGGGACCGTCATGAAGCATCGCGAAACGCGGCTGGCGATCGGCGGATATCTCGGGCACATGTGGGAGTTATACGCAAGTTGGGCTGCTCTGAGCATCTTTTTTACTGATTTCTTCCGCGGGCACGGCTACGGCGATCTGGAGTCTGCGTCCTTTGCCGGCCTGTCTACCTTCGCCGCGATCGCGGCTGGCGGGCTCGGATCCGTCCTGGCCGGCACTTGGGCGGACAGGCTTGGACGCGAAGCGGTAGCGTCCGCGGCCATGGCTGTGAGCGGGACCTGCGCACTGGCGCTCGGCTGGTTGCTGTCAGCACCAGTATGGCTCGTGCTGTCTCTCGCAACAGTATGGGGATTCGCGATTGTAGCCGACTCTGCGCAGTTCAGCGCCCTGGTGACGGAAGTCGCTCCCAGCCACGCAGTGGGCACGGCGCTGACGCTCCAGACATCGCTCGGCTTTCTGCTTACCGCGGTGTCTATCTGGTTTACCATTCACGTCGCTGACCTGCGGGGCTGGGGCGTGGCGTTCTCCCTGCTCGCGGTCGGGCCAATGTTCGGAATCTGGCAGATGATCAAGCTGCGATTGGTGCGCGACAGATGA
- a CDS encoding S41 family peptidase, with product MRRLSRCFLAACSLLVSIPCSAQSIRNGGFEEGPEMGVPVGWTVGGAGTKVELVTVGVRDGAYAVRLSRTGAAAPGQFGTLVQSVDAAPYRGNRVRLRGWVKTDPAAPGAVVGLWLRADRADRQRGFFDNMQDRPIRGANWQRYEIVGDVAEDATHLVFGLLLQGNGSAWLDAMSLEVVGPASPPVREAARPLTPRAIQNLVALGRLLGYVRYFHPSDEAVAADWNAIAVEGVRAVESAPDPAALADVLNRHFQPVAAGVIVSTGRGARYGTELPRGREVVAWRHLGVGLGTASSLYRSTRLRAAVTDGVLPDSFPHPDEPMVVDLGGGVSATVPLALYADSTGTLPPGTPATVPPVPQPTQGAFSGDDRATRLAGVLLAWNVFQHFYPYFDAVEVDWSAELQRALSAAAIDVDATAFLETLQLMIAALQDGHGSVTYAADGALRVPAVLWDWIEEQLVITVAAPGITAVRPGDVVLRIDGRPAAEALADVEVRTSSATPQWRRYRALRTLLVGPEGSEISLAVRSPDGSTRSVTLPRSEMPGTAPVEARPEPLAEVRPGIFYLDLDRITDEAFTAALPQLASAQGLIFDLRGYPRQVNAAMVLAHLLSERGTSAQWHVPVTMLPDRADMRFQRGGEWDLRPLQPHLPAPRVFITDGRAVSYAESVMGIVENYRLAEIVGQTTAGTNGNVNPFILPGGYRVSWTGMKVLKHDGSRHHGVGIRPTIPMVRTIAGVAAGRDELLERAIEVLERPSSR from the coding sequence ATGCGCAGGCTCTCACGCTGCTTCCTCGCCGCCTGCTCGCTGCTCGTGTCCATTCCATGCTCTGCACAGAGCATACGGAACGGCGGGTTCGAGGAAGGGCCGGAGATGGGTGTGCCGGTGGGCTGGACCGTGGGTGGCGCGGGCACGAAGGTGGAACTGGTCACTGTGGGCGTGCGCGATGGTGCGTATGCGGTCCGCCTGAGCCGGACGGGGGCTGCGGCGCCCGGTCAGTTCGGGACGCTCGTCCAGTCAGTGGACGCCGCGCCCTACCGCGGCAATCGGGTGAGACTGCGGGGCTGGGTGAAGACAGATCCGGCTGCGCCGGGAGCGGTCGTCGGACTGTGGCTCCGCGCTGACCGGGCAGATCGCCAGCGCGGCTTCTTCGACAATATGCAGGACCGCCCCATCCGCGGCGCCAACTGGCAGCGATATGAGATCGTCGGTGACGTTGCGGAAGATGCCACGCATCTGGTTTTCGGGCTCCTGCTCCAGGGCAATGGCAGCGCATGGCTCGATGCAATGTCACTGGAGGTTGTGGGTCCGGCGTCGCCGCCGGTGCGGGAAGCGGCGCGGCCGCTGACACCGCGCGCGATTCAGAACCTCGTGGCATTGGGCCGTCTGCTGGGCTACGTCCGCTATTTCCATCCGAGCGACGAGGCCGTCGCCGCGGACTGGAATGCGATCGCAGTCGAGGGCGTGCGGGCAGTGGAGTCGGCCCCCGACCCGGCCGCCCTGGCCGATGTCCTGAATCGCCATTTTCAGCCGGTGGCAGCGGGCGTCATCGTATCAACCGGGCGCGGCGCCCGGTACGGAACGGAGCTTCCGCGGGGTCGCGAGGTCGTAGCATGGCGGCATCTGGGAGTAGGCCTGGGCACTGCCAGCTCGTTGTACCGGAGTACTCGCTTGCGAGCTGCTGTGACCGATGGCGTGCTACCGGACTCGTTCCCGCACCCCGATGAACCCATGGTGGTCGACCTCGGCGGAGGTGTCAGCGCCACCGTGCCCCTCGCGCTTTACGCGGATTCCACTGGCACGCTGCCGCCTGGCACGCCAGCGACGGTCCCGCCGGTCCCGCAACCCACACAGGGCGCCTTCAGCGGCGATGACCGCGCGACCCGGCTGGCCGGTGTCCTTCTGGCCTGGAATGTCTTCCAGCACTTCTACCCGTATTTCGACGCGGTGGAGGTCGATTGGTCGGCGGAGCTGCAGCGCGCCCTCTCCGCCGCCGCCATAGACGTCGATGCCACGGCCTTCCTGGAGACATTGCAGTTAATGATCGCGGCGCTACAGGACGGTCACGGCAGCGTGACGTACGCAGCAGATGGTGCACTGCGGGTGCCTGCCGTGCTGTGGGACTGGATCGAGGAACAGCTGGTGATCACAGTCGCAGCACCGGGTATCACGGCTGTCCGCCCCGGGGATGTCGTGCTGCGGATCGACGGAAGGCCCGCGGCGGAGGCTCTGGCAGACGTCGAGGTCCGCACGTCGTCCGCTACGCCGCAGTGGCGACGCTATCGCGCGTTGCGGACACTGCTTGTCGGACCCGAGGGCTCCGAGATCTCCCTGGCTGTCCGTAGTCCCGACGGCTCGACTCGCTCAGTGACGCTGCCTCGGTCAGAGATGCCAGGCACCGCACCGGTGGAGGCGCGCCCGGAGCCCTTGGCTGAGGTGAGGCCGGGCATCTTCTACCTGGACCTGGACCGAATCACGGACGAAGCGTTCACGGCTGCCCTCCCGCAGCTCGCGTCCGCACAGGGCCTCATCTTCGATCTGCGTGGCTATCCGCGTCAGGTGAATGCAGCCATGGTCCTCGCGCACCTGCTGAGCGAGCGCGGTACAAGCGCCCAGTGGCACGTTCCGGTGACAATGCTACCGGACCGGGCAGACATGCGGTTCCAGCGGGGCGGGGAGTGGGATCTGCGTCCGCTCCAGCCGCATCTCCCCGCGCCGCGAGTATTCATAACGGACGGGCGGGCGGTCAGCTACGCCGAGTCCGTCATGGGGATCGTCGAAAATTACCGGCTGGCTGAGATCGTGGGGCAGACTACGGCAGGGACCAACGGCAACGTAAACCCCTTTATCCTGCCCGGCGGCTACCGCGTGAGCTGGACCGGGATGAAGGTACTGAAGCACGATGGGAGCCGTCACCACGGCGTCGGTATCCGCCCTACTATCCCGATGGTTCGTACCATCGCCGGCGTGGCGGCGGGGCGTGACGAACTGCTCGAGCGCGCCATAGAAGTCCTCGAGCGACCCTCTTCCCGGTAA
- a CDS encoding alkaline phosphatase, translated as MNLSRVFRLPLVLLALAGCAASSGAAAVEAAPGSAMQDEPVRNIILLIADGAGAGIWTAAGYAQPDLAVKRMPVVGLVDTRSEHHKVSDSAAGATVYATGRRVMNRTIGVGGTCPLPSSRDTEETTWPAGCEALESWFTLARDMGKATGLVTTTSVIDATPASFVAHSPSRYWRDAIATQFADARLDVLLGGGRRYFSGESRADGRDLLDRMCRGADCVRTAAELAAYRAADRPLVGLFTPGDFDDTDPRPVALPDMVAAALARLARDPDGFVAVFETEATDNATHANAPLERVTADILEFDRAVSVAMEFADRTPGTLVIVTSDHETGGFTLVQTGEDFQLEYTTGGHTAALVPLFAAGPQSARFGGWRDNVEIGQALMEIVRGWN; from the coding sequence ATGAACCTATCCAGAGTTTTCCGGCTGCCACTCGTCCTGCTAGCACTCGCCGGCTGTGCAGCATCATCCGGCGCCGCAGCCGTGGAGGCGGCGCCGGGCAGTGCCATGCAGGACGAGCCGGTGCGCAACATCATCCTGCTTATAGCCGATGGGGCGGGCGCCGGTATCTGGACGGCCGCAGGCTACGCACAGCCGGACCTGGCAGTGAAGCGGATGCCGGTCGTCGGGCTCGTGGATACGCGCAGTGAGCACCACAAGGTGTCGGACAGCGCTGCGGGGGCGACGGTGTACGCGACGGGTCGGCGCGTGATGAACCGCACGATCGGGGTGGGTGGCACCTGCCCCCTGCCCTCTTCCCGCGACACGGAGGAGACCACGTGGCCGGCCGGGTGCGAGGCGCTGGAAAGCTGGTTTACGCTGGCACGCGATATGGGGAAGGCCACCGGGCTCGTCACGACGACGAGCGTGATCGATGCAACACCGGCGTCATTCGTCGCCCACTCGCCGAGCCGCTACTGGCGGGATGCGATTGCGACGCAGTTCGCGGATGCCCGGCTGGACGTGCTGCTCGGCGGAGGCCGCCGCTACTTCAGCGGCGAGTCACGGGCCGATGGCCGGGACCTGCTGGATCGGATGTGCCGAGGTGCCGACTGTGTTCGGACGGCGGCGGAGCTCGCGGCGTATCGGGCCGCGGACCGGCCGCTCGTGGGCCTGTTCACCCCAGGCGATTTCGATGACACAGACCCCCGCCCCGTCGCGCTCCCCGACATGGTGGCCGCGGCGCTCGCGCGGCTCGCGCGCGATCCTGATGGGTTCGTCGCGGTTTTCGAGACCGAGGCGACCGACAATGCGACGCACGCCAATGCGCCGCTCGAGCGCGTAACTGCCGATATCCTCGAGTTCGATCGGGCGGTGTCCGTCGCAATGGAGTTCGCGGACCGCACACCCGGCACGCTCGTGATCGTCACATCGGATCACGAAACGGGTGGCTTCACGCTGGTGCAGACGGGCGAAGACTTCCAGCTCGAGTACACGACGGGCGGTCACACGGCAGCGCTGGTGCCGCTTTTCGCTGCCGGCCCGCAGTCCGCCCGATTCGGCGGCTGGCGCGACAACGTCGAGATCGGCCAGGCGCTCATGGAGATCGTGCGCGGCTGGAACTGA
- a CDS encoding MASE1 domain-containing protein translates to MAIVPRPLRPAGALFRRAGDTDIRPVHAAILLGAACYAGALLGFELAFVPRPVTLWFPNAILLAGLLLAARPYWWLLLTAAFAAHLLALLPRGVPAPVAVLWFVSNATQAVIAAVLVRHRTTEGLRLDRLPHVTVFVAAALFAIFLSSLLGAALIDMTGWGTSSLSTMWRRRFFSDVLGALTVVPVIIGLTSVRRAALREAPAVRYMEGGVLAVAVLTVSVIAFGSQVPGPQTITALVYAPLPLLLWAVVRFGPVASSSAVLAAAVVAMWNASHGRGPFVLQSPEANALEIQLLFSLVAATLMTLAAVLEERKDAQAAEIRNREQLGLALDAARMTFWDVTLPDDTGPAGEGDQPRHERRGSNDGALPLEQIVGRVHPSDLARVSKTLTWSIKNGGPLDMELRIIEPSGDIRWIHSMGRVVRDESGGPTRLIGLSADITARRMAEALNVGASRILELIATGAPLKHVLIRIVELIEAESLGLTCSVLVMDDATRVRHVAAPNLPEEFVREIERLEMNPTRGSCGAAMHQRRSVVTADISTDFLWDGLRDEALRHGLRGCWSTPIISEHGAVLGTFAMFYGQPREPTEREVQLVDIATQLAAIALERRRADVEATEQRRAITHLGRVAVIGELSGALAHELSQPLTVILSEAQAARRLIADTPGDPRLSDVLEDIIDADRRAGAVLDRLRGLMLKQRPRFADLSLNDAVIETLRLAHGELTAREVMVTTRLTPGLPPVHGDTVQLQQVLLNLCMNACDAMSSNAQESRAMTFTTLGAPDRSSVQLALTDYGTGIPDDILDRIFDPFFTSKERGLGLGLSICRSIILEHRGTLTARNNPGGGATLILALPAAEHARALARAEGSLLQRRNARVVRRSNSTRAQIP, encoded by the coding sequence ATGGCGATTGTGCCCCGGCCGCTCAGGCCGGCTGGCGCGTTGTTCCGCCGCGCCGGTGACACCGATATCCGCCCTGTCCACGCCGCGATTCTGCTCGGAGCCGCCTGTTACGCCGGCGCACTTCTCGGCTTCGAGCTCGCGTTCGTGCCACGCCCTGTTACGCTCTGGTTTCCCAACGCCATTCTGCTCGCGGGGCTACTGCTTGCGGCTCGCCCGTACTGGTGGCTGCTGCTCACCGCCGCGTTCGCCGCCCACCTGCTCGCATTGCTCCCGCGCGGTGTGCCGGCTCCGGTGGCGGTGCTCTGGTTCGTGAGCAACGCCACGCAGGCGGTCATCGCCGCTGTCCTCGTGAGGCACCGGACAACGGAGGGACTGCGCCTGGATCGGCTGCCGCACGTCACGGTGTTCGTCGCGGCCGCCCTCTTCGCCATCTTCCTCTCGTCGCTGCTCGGCGCTGCGCTCATCGACATGACCGGCTGGGGAACGAGTTCCCTGTCGACGATGTGGCGGCGCCGCTTTTTCTCCGACGTGCTTGGAGCGCTCACCGTGGTCCCGGTGATCATCGGGCTGACGTCTGTGCGCCGCGCAGCACTTCGCGAAGCGCCAGCGGTGCGCTATATGGAAGGCGGGGTTCTGGCGGTTGCAGTGCTGACCGTCAGCGTCATTGCGTTCGGCAGCCAGGTGCCGGGGCCGCAGACGATCACGGCGCTGGTGTACGCGCCACTGCCGCTCCTGCTCTGGGCCGTCGTGCGCTTCGGACCGGTGGCCTCCAGCAGCGCAGTGCTCGCTGCGGCAGTGGTTGCGATGTGGAACGCAAGCCACGGCAGGGGCCCGTTCGTCCTCCAGTCGCCGGAGGCGAATGCGCTGGAGATCCAGCTCCTGTTCAGCCTAGTGGCCGCAACTCTGATGACACTGGCCGCCGTGCTGGAAGAGCGGAAGGACGCCCAGGCCGCGGAGATTCGAAATCGTGAGCAGCTCGGCCTCGCTCTCGACGCCGCCCGGATGACGTTCTGGGACGTCACCCTTCCCGACGATACAGGGCCCGCCGGCGAGGGCGACCAACCCCGGCACGAGCGGCGCGGCAGCAACGATGGGGCTCTACCCCTGGAGCAGATAGTGGGGCGTGTGCATCCGTCTGATCTGGCGCGCGTCTCGAAGACCTTGACCTGGTCGATCAAAAACGGAGGTCCGCTCGATATGGAGCTGCGCATCATCGAGCCGTCGGGCGACATACGGTGGATCCACAGTATGGGCAGAGTTGTGCGGGATGAGTCGGGAGGGCCCACCCGGCTGATCGGGCTGAGTGCGGACATCACCGCACGGCGGATGGCCGAGGCTCTGAACGTCGGCGCGAGCCGCATCCTCGAGTTGATCGCCACGGGAGCACCCCTCAAGCACGTGCTGATCCGCATCGTTGAGCTCATCGAGGCCGAGTCGCTCGGTCTCACCTGCTCCGTGCTGGTCATGGATGACGCAACGCGTGTTCGACACGTCGCTGCGCCGAACCTGCCGGAGGAGTTCGTCCGCGAGATCGAGCGTCTCGAGATGAACCCCACCCGCGGCTCCTGCGGCGCCGCGATGCATCAGCGCAGGTCGGTCGTCACCGCGGACATCAGCACCGACTTTCTGTGGGACGGCCTGCGTGACGAGGCCCTGCGACACGGTCTGCGTGGCTGCTGGTCGACACCCATTATCTCGGAGCACGGCGCGGTACTGGGTACGTTCGCGATGTTCTACGGCCAGCCCCGTGAGCCGACGGAGCGGGAGGTACAGCTCGTCGATATCGCTACACAGCTCGCCGCGATCGCTCTGGAGCGCAGACGCGCCGACGTTGAGGCTACCGAGCAGCGCCGCGCTATCACGCATCTCGGTCGCGTTGCTGTGATCGGTGAGCTGTCGGGCGCTCTCGCCCACGAGCTGAGTCAGCCCCTCACCGTCATCCTGAGCGAGGCTCAGGCCGCACGTCGTCTGATCGCGGACACACCTGGGGACCCGCGCCTCAGTGACGTGCTCGAGGACATCATTGACGCAGATCGCCGCGCGGGCGCCGTACTCGACCGGCTGAGGGGTCTGATGCTGAAGCAGCGACCTCGCTTCGCGGACCTGTCTCTCAACGATGCCGTGATCGAGACGCTTCGACTCGCACATGGCGAGCTCACGGCGCGTGAGGTCATGGTCACCACCCGGCTCACACCCGGGCTCCCCCCCGTACACGGTGACACTGTCCAGCTGCAGCAGGTGCTGCTCAACCTCTGCATGAATGCATGTGACGCGATGAGCTCCAATGCCCAGGAGAGCCGCGCGATGACGTTCACCACACTCGGTGCGCCCGACCGCAGCTCCGTCCAGCTCGCACTGACCGATTACGGCACGGGCATTCCCGATGACATCCTCGACCGCATCTTCGATCCGTTTTTCACATCCAAGGAACGCGGTCTCGGCCTCGGCCTTTCCATTTGTCGCTCCATCATACTCGAGCACCGCGGCACTCTCACCGCAAGGAATAACCCCGGTGGGGGCGCCACCCTGATACTCGCGCTCCCTGCCGCCGAGCATGCGCGCGCACTCGCGCGCGCCGAGGGGTCGCTGCTGCAACGCCGGAATGCGCGCGTAGTGCGAAGGTCCAATTCAACCCGCGCACAAATCCCGTGA
- a CDS encoding ATP-binding protein has product MSRHTFKDHDAERTRALLRRGFDDNLAGQAIADAGGRIIACNREFVRITGCDSAPAFLHELEPQPGAFAGLLARLDEANHTSGTLMVQDEIRFVRRDDSPMQVIARISASVNDAGSIAETRVYLVDITDRFREEQELRVVADRLQLADVAAQDVLWDWNVPAARVEWGSATARRFRYMSEEVRTGIDWHAERVHPVDRERILRGLQRAMSGTDSTWTNEYRLLRGDGSYAAVLDRAHIVRNERGEPVRVVGSIVDITELKASEDAHRFLARAGAALEEVLDVNATAASLAHIGIPEYADLCLVDLLQQDGSLHRVAVAHAQPALEPALSLNATVPSRSDANSASMHAVQTGELECESGMEVGQNAIMKRLGLTPEADARAYIVVPLEARGRIMGAVTFGFSSPRRFFDPLYIQTVKQLAGCAALALGNAHLYESAQRAIRSRNEVLGIVSHDLRSPLHTIVATLSVLDDSMPERRADIRRLFDILQRTTGQINHLIQDLLDVSRMESMHFTVDPRESSAAAIITEACETLRPLAAESDIVISTDIRGDLPAVAADPPEVVRVIGNLIGNAIKFSPAGAAIVVRARAVHGEVRISVHDEGPGIPADQIPLVFEHFWQGREKDRRGSGLGLAIARGIVEAHGGRIWVDSALDDGSTFTFSLPVAGVSGNGRRAAASTPDVDRPDRPSADDPQADFPQARDRKGRKAAPPYPDRGPRWPPRRRHGPTRGVG; this is encoded by the coding sequence ATGAGCAGACACACATTCAAAGACCATGACGCCGAGCGCACGCGCGCGCTGTTGCGACGCGGCTTCGACGATAACCTCGCCGGTCAGGCCATTGCCGATGCGGGTGGACGCATTATCGCATGCAATCGGGAATTCGTGCGCATCACGGGATGCGATTCGGCGCCCGCATTCCTGCACGAGCTCGAACCGCAGCCGGGCGCGTTCGCGGGTCTGCTCGCGCGTCTCGACGAGGCCAACCATACCTCAGGCACTCTGATGGTGCAGGACGAGATACGGTTCGTCCGACGTGATGACTCGCCCATGCAGGTCATTGCACGCATCTCGGCGAGCGTGAACGATGCCGGCAGCATCGCGGAGACGCGGGTCTACCTCGTCGACATCACGGACCGCTTCAGGGAGGAGCAGGAACTGCGCGTTGTCGCAGACCGGCTCCAGCTCGCCGACGTCGCAGCGCAGGACGTTTTGTGGGACTGGAACGTGCCCGCGGCGCGTGTGGAGTGGGGGAGTGCCACCGCACGTCGATTCAGATACATGTCCGAAGAGGTTCGTACGGGCATCGACTGGCACGCCGAGCGGGTTCATCCCGTGGATCGGGAGCGGATCCTGCGCGGACTGCAGCGGGCCATGTCGGGCACGGACAGCACATGGACCAACGAGTACCGGCTGCTGCGCGGTGATGGCTCATACGCGGCGGTGCTGGACCGCGCGCACATCGTGCGTAATGAACGCGGGGAGCCCGTTCGCGTGGTCGGCTCGATCGTCGACATCACCGAGCTGAAGGCGAGCGAGGATGCACACCGCTTTCTGGCGCGGGCGGGCGCTGCCCTGGAGGAAGTGCTGGACGTGAATGCCACGGCCGCATCCCTCGCGCACATCGGAATTCCCGAGTATGCCGATCTGTGCCTCGTCGACCTGCTGCAACAGGATGGTTCGCTGCACCGCGTCGCGGTGGCTCATGCCCAGCCGGCGCTGGAGCCCGCGCTCTCGCTCAACGCGACCGTGCCATCACGCTCGGACGCGAACTCCGCATCCATGCATGCAGTTCAAACCGGCGAGCTGGAGTGTGAGAGCGGGATGGAGGTGGGGCAGAACGCGATAATGAAACGCCTGGGTCTCACCCCGGAGGCGGACGCGCGGGCCTATATCGTGGTTCCGCTCGAGGCACGCGGCCGCATCATGGGGGCTGTGACGTTTGGATTCTCGAGCCCGCGACGGTTCTTCGACCCCCTGTACATACAGACCGTCAAACAGCTGGCGGGGTGCGCGGCGCTCGCGCTCGGCAATGCACACCTGTACGAGTCGGCACAACGCGCCATCCGGTCGCGCAACGAGGTTCTCGGGATCGTCTCGCACGACTTGCGGTCACCCCTGCATACGATCGTCGCGACTCTCTCGGTACTCGATGACTCCATGCCGGAGCGCAGGGCGGACATCCGACGTCTCTTCGACATCCTCCAGCGCACCACCGGTCAGATCAATCATCTCATCCAGGACCTGCTCGATGTGTCGCGCATGGAATCGATGCACTTCACTGTTGATCCGCGTGAGTCGAGTGCGGCCGCCATCATAACCGAAGCATGCGAAACTCTCCGCCCACTGGCCGCGGAGAGCGACATCGTGATATCTACCGACATCAGGGGCGATCTGCCCGCCGTCGCCGCCGATCCGCCGGAGGTAGTGCGCGTCATCGGCAACCTCATCGGCAACGCGATCAAGTTCTCGCCGGCCGGCGCGGCCATCGTGGTGCGTGCGCGCGCCGTCCATGGGGAGGTTCGCATATCCGTGCACGACGAAGGGCCGGGCATACCCGCGGACCAGATTCCTCTCGTCTTTGAACATTTCTGGCAGGGCCGGGAGAAGGATCGGCGCGGCTCGGGACTCGGCCTCGCCATTGCCCGCGGGATCGTCGAGGCTCACGGCGGTCGGATCTGGGTGGACAGCGCGTTGGATGATGGCAGCACATTTACGTTCTCGCTGCCTGTGGCCGGTGTCAGTGGGAACGGTCGTCGGGCCGCAGCTTCTACGCCGGATGTCGATCGCCCTGATCGTCCATCTGCCGACGATCCGCAGGCCGACTTTCCGCAGGCGCGGGATCGGAAGGGTCGGAAGGCGGCGCCTCCCTACCCTGATCGTGGGCCGCGCTGGCCGCCCAGGCGGCGCCACGGCCCGACTCGTGGCGTCGGGTAG